The following are encoded in a window of Staphylospora marina genomic DNA:
- a CDS encoding gamma-type small acid-soluble spore protein, whose product MERRNQLPQESQTNAAQVRRQNQASQQGMNNEFASETNAQRVREQNAQSEARKNRQQPQA is encoded by the coding sequence ATGGAACGCAGGAACCAACTGCCGCAAGAGTCTCAAACCAACGCCGCTCAGGTTCGCCGGCAAAACCAGGCTTCCCAACAAGGAATGAACAATGAGTTCGCAAGCGAAACGAACGCTCAACGCGTCCGTGAGCAAAACGCACAATCCGAAGCCCGCAAAAACCGGCAGCAACCGCAGGCCTGA
- a CDS encoding peptidoglycan D,D-transpeptidase FtsI family protein has translation MNRPESKTETRTLSQSRLQGLWLITVLLFVALILRLGWIQLGSGDKYHRLSVENNFKQIPIPAPRGKILDRNGVPLAENRSLFTAIYLEPELPRERKLATAKELSKTLQMPVHEVLEAMDVGMDASGKSVPRKMPPYYPKKIKNGLTPEEVVRISEDPGRFPGVNVFAEPLRRYRDDRIAVQTIGYVRPFAGARESLDPYRSAPRFPETNGYLDWEQVGVDGLEYTYQSVLRGINGYRLIRVNSHGRQVEVLKEVPSRPGKDLVISLDSVMQSETEEFIARHLEQLRNRTDRQRAPHARNAYAVAMEVKTGNILAMVSHPDYDPNVWNGRVTPEVYKNLSYVMRNGTIREAPYDAREEADPEKEMLRHPFSVVPAGSTVKPLTVLFGLKKGLINEDTLWNDPGAFTYAKATPPVRNSGGHRYGLLGPVKAIQKSSNTFMAWIGTSWYHQEKNEAVREFNRWSRAFGLGVKTGVDLPGEQDGTEDYLSIARKHSGLGAMALASFGQAQRHTALQLAQYTATLANRGTRMRPRLALQAVDPNTGQTVRYEPEVLGKFPMEPSHWRTVLDGMVAVTKPGGTAGHLFKDLPFPVAAKTGTSEQDIPGRGRVENSVFIAFAPAYDPEIAVAVVVPEGGYGAVAAGPIAEKMIGLWHERFNR, from the coding sequence ATGAATCGGCCGGAATCCAAGACGGAAACGCGAACCTTGTCGCAAAGTCGGCTTCAGGGTCTGTGGCTCATCACCGTCTTGCTTTTTGTGGCCCTGATTCTCAGGTTGGGCTGGATCCAGCTGGGATCCGGCGACAAATATCATCGCCTTTCCGTGGAAAACAATTTCAAGCAAATCCCCATTCCGGCTCCCCGGGGGAAAATCCTGGACCGGAACGGGGTTCCCCTGGCCGAAAACCGCTCCTTGTTCACGGCCATCTATCTGGAGCCGGAGCTCCCCCGCGAACGGAAACTGGCCACCGCCAAAGAATTGTCCAAAACCTTGCAAATGCCCGTCCACGAAGTATTGGAAGCCATGGATGTCGGAATGGATGCAAGCGGGAAATCCGTCCCGAGAAAGATGCCTCCGTACTATCCCAAAAAAATCAAGAACGGGTTGACGCCGGAGGAAGTGGTGCGCATCTCCGAGGATCCCGGGAGATTTCCGGGAGTGAACGTGTTTGCCGAGCCGCTTCGCAGGTACCGTGATGATCGCATCGCCGTGCAGACCATCGGGTATGTCAGACCGTTTGCCGGTGCCCGTGAATCCCTGGATCCGTACCGGAGTGCCCCCCGGTTTCCGGAAACGAACGGATATCTGGATTGGGAACAGGTGGGCGTTGACGGTCTGGAATACACCTATCAGTCGGTGCTTCGCGGCATCAACGGGTATCGGCTGATTCGCGTCAATTCCCACGGCCGGCAGGTGGAGGTGCTGAAAGAGGTGCCGTCCCGGCCGGGAAAAGATCTGGTGATCTCACTGGATTCCGTCATGCAATCGGAAACGGAGGAATTCATCGCCCGCCATTTGGAACAGCTCCGGAACCGGACGGACCGTCAGCGCGCTCCCCATGCCCGGAACGCCTATGCCGTCGCCATGGAAGTGAAAACCGGGAACATTCTCGCCATGGTCAGCCATCCCGATTACGACCCGAATGTCTGGAACGGCCGGGTCACGCCCGAAGTCTACAAAAATTTGAGCTATGTCATGCGCAACGGCACGATCCGGGAAGCACCGTATGACGCGAGAGAGGAGGCGGATCCGGAGAAGGAGATGCTCCGCCATCCGTTCTCGGTGGTGCCGGCCGGTTCCACGGTCAAACCGCTCACCGTGCTGTTCGGACTGAAAAAAGGGCTGATCAACGAAGATACATTATGGAATGATCCGGGAGCCTTCACCTACGCCAAAGCCACGCCACCGGTCCGCAATTCCGGGGGTCACCGGTACGGACTGTTGGGACCGGTGAAAGCCATTCAAAAATCGTCCAACACGTTCATGGCGTGGATCGGCACGAGCTGGTACCACCAAGAGAAGAACGAAGCGGTCCGGGAATTCAACCGCTGGTCCAGGGCGTTCGGCCTCGGGGTGAAAACGGGGGTGGATCTTCCCGGCGAGCAGGACGGAACGGAGGACTACCTGAGCATCGCCCGGAAACATTCCGGATTGGGAGCCATGGCATTGGCCTCGTTCGGACAGGCCCAGCGTCATACGGCCCTGCAACTGGCACAGTACACGGCAACGTTGGCCAACCGGGGGACCCGCATGCGCCCGAGGCTGGCCCTGCAGGCGGTGGATCCGAACACGGGACAAACCGTCCGGTATGAGCCGGAGGTGCTCGGTAAGTTTCCGATGGAACCTTCCCACTGGCGCACGGTGCTGGACGGAATGGTGGCAGTGACCAAGCCGGGCGGAACGGCCGGTCATCTGTTCAAGGATCTGCCGTTTCCGGTGGCCGCAAAAACGGGGACGTCCGAGCAGGACATTCCCGGACGGGGAAGAGTGGAGAACTCGGTGTTCATCGCCTTTGCGCCGGCGTATGACCCCGAAATCGCCGTGGCGGTCGTGGTGCCGGAAGGCGGATACGGGGCGGTGGCGGCCGGACCGATTGCCGAAAAGATGATCGGTTTGTGGCATGAACGATTCAACCGGTAA
- a CDS encoding S8 family peptidase, producing the protein MYTDEMSLSQPSPDRSRKTFRSIFFLRDGVHPKKHVEELRKIGVHRVRVLQNLGMVIGEFHSRSPLRPGSELHQSVEHMEPDIRITLTEPYLGTVEKKEISVPWGVEMVEAEKAWRITQGQGIRVAVIDTGIDADHPAVRDNYRGGVNMLSPYFSPQDYNGHGTHVAGIIAGRATEMSILGVAPRAELYAVKAFNRKGSANLSDLLSAINWCIENNMQVINMSFGMDKMSESLKQAIQIAHRRGIVMVAATGNLGLKGHVDFPARYPETIAVTSVSRNGTISTFSNTGKEVDLAAPGDRIPSAWLGRSKREMSGTSMAVPHVCGTVALLLQIHRNLNPEKVRYILRQSAVRNGQLEEIGMLNAHRAVNFCLRYMR; encoded by the coding sequence ATGTACACGGATGAAATGTCTCTCTCCCAGCCATCGCCCGATCGGAGCAGAAAGACATTCAGGAGCATCTTTTTTCTGAGGGACGGAGTCCATCCCAAAAAACATGTGGAAGAACTCAGGAAAATCGGAGTTCACCGGGTCAGGGTGCTCCAAAACCTCGGCATGGTGATCGGGGAATTTCATTCCCGCTCGCCTCTGAGGCCTGGCTCGGAACTTCATCAGAGCGTTGAACACATGGAACCCGACATTCGGATCACCCTGACGGAGCCGTACCTTGGAACCGTCGAGAAGAAGGAGATTTCCGTTCCGTGGGGAGTGGAAATGGTCGAGGCGGAAAAAGCCTGGCGAATCACCCAGGGCCAGGGGATCCGGGTGGCGGTGATCGATACGGGAATCGACGCGGATCATCCGGCGGTGCGGGACAATTACCGCGGGGGAGTCAACATGTTGTCCCCGTACTTTTCACCGCAGGATTACAACGGTCATGGAACCCATGTGGCCGGGATCATCGCGGGCAGGGCGACGGAAATGTCCATCCTCGGGGTGGCGCCGCGGGCGGAATTGTACGCGGTCAAGGCCTTCAACCGCAAAGGGAGCGCCAATTTGTCGGATTTGCTCTCGGCGATCAACTGGTGCATCGAAAACAACATGCAAGTGATCAACATGAGTTTCGGCATGGACAAAATGAGCGAATCGTTGAAGCAGGCCATCCAGATCGCCCATCGCCGGGGAATCGTCATGGTGGCGGCCACCGGAAACCTGGGGCTCAAGGGACACGTGGACTTCCCGGCCAGGTATCCGGAAACGATCGCGGTGACTTCGGTGTCCCGCAACGGAACGATTTCCACGTTCAGCAACACGGGCAAAGAGGTGGATCTGGCCGCTCCGGGCGACCGCATTCCGTCGGCGTGGCTGGGCAGATCCAAGCGGGAAATGAGCGGCACGTCCATGGCGGTGCCCCACGTGTGCGGAACGGTGGCGCTTCTCTTGCAGATCCATCGCAACCTCAATCCGGAAAAAGTGAGGTACATTTTGAGACAATCCGCGGTGAGAAACGGGCAACTGGAGGAGATCGGCATGTTGAACGCCCACCGGGCCGTCAACTTTTGCCTCCGGTACATGAGATGA
- a CDS encoding acyl-CoA synthetase yields the protein MSHIYNISHDIDRHASSGKVAIRWLNREGKRSEWTYAKLKELSDATARGLVEAGLGKGDRIMILLPRIPEAYVSYLACLKAGLIVLPGSEMLQPGDILYRLNHARVKAVIAHETLISRVDEAAEAYDGELLRFVCGEGGDGWTPLDDCRGSEETALPETYADDIAFISYTSGTTGGPKGVIHHHSWAIAHQKTATEAWLDIREGDVVWATAGPGWAKWVWSPFVSTLGAGATALVYHGAFDPETWLTILQNEQVNVLCCTPTEYRMMAKTERLDRYDLSHLRSAVSAGEPLNREVIDTFRRYFGVQVRDGYGQTENTLLVGTLKDVEPRPGSMGKPTSGNRIAIIDDEGNELPPGEVGHIAVHRSSPALFKGYYQDPERTKAAFIGDWYLTGDRARKDEDGYLWFEGRADDIIISAGYTIGPFEVEDALVKHPAVKECAVVASPDPDRGSIVKAFVILKEHVTPSDDLVKELQNHVKTVTAPYKYPREIEFVDALPKTASGKIRRVELRELEKKRKAGR from the coding sequence ATGTCGCACATTTACAACATCAGTCACGACATCGACCGTCACGCATCCTCGGGCAAGGTGGCCATCCGCTGGTTGAACCGGGAAGGAAAGCGGAGCGAATGGACGTATGCGAAACTGAAGGAGCTTTCCGACGCGACCGCACGGGGATTGGTGGAAGCCGGCCTCGGGAAAGGCGATCGCATCATGATTTTGCTTCCGAGAATTCCCGAGGCGTATGTGTCGTATCTGGCGTGTCTCAAAGCGGGATTGATCGTGTTGCCCGGTTCGGAAATGCTGCAGCCGGGAGACATTTTGTATCGGCTCAACCATGCCCGGGTCAAGGCGGTCATCGCCCACGAAACGCTGATTTCCCGCGTGGACGAAGCGGCCGAAGCGTATGACGGTGAACTGCTTCGCTTTGTCTGCGGGGAAGGCGGCGACGGCTGGACTCCGCTGGACGATTGCCGCGGGAGCGAAGAGACGGCATTGCCGGAAACGTATGCCGATGACATCGCCTTCATCTCTTATACGTCCGGAACCACCGGGGGACCGAAAGGGGTGATCCATCACCACAGCTGGGCGATCGCCCACCAGAAGACCGCGACGGAAGCGTGGCTGGACATCCGTGAGGGAGACGTGGTGTGGGCGACGGCCGGTCCGGGATGGGCCAAGTGGGTGTGGAGCCCGTTCGTGTCGACGCTGGGAGCGGGGGCAACCGCGCTGGTTTATCATGGGGCCTTTGATCCGGAAACCTGGCTGACCATCCTGCAAAATGAACAAGTGAACGTGCTGTGCTGCACGCCGACCGAGTATCGCATGATGGCCAAGACGGAACGCCTGGACCGGTATGATTTGTCCCATCTGCGCAGTGCGGTCAGCGCGGGGGAACCGCTGAACCGGGAAGTGATCGATACCTTCCGGCGGTATTTCGGCGTCCAGGTGCGGGACGGATACGGCCAAACGGAAAACACCCTGCTGGTGGGCACCCTGAAGGACGTGGAACCCCGTCCGGGTTCGATGGGCAAACCGACATCCGGAAACCGGATCGCCATCATCGACGACGAAGGAAATGAACTGCCTCCCGGTGAAGTGGGGCACATCGCCGTTCACCGCTCCTCTCCCGCCCTGTTCAAGGGATACTACCAGGATCCGGAGCGGACCAAAGCGGCCTTCATCGGCGACTGGTACCTGACCGGAGACCGGGCGAGAAAAGACGAGGACGGGTATCTCTGGTTTGAAGGTCGCGCCGACGACATCATCATCAGCGCCGGCTATACCATCGGTCCGTTCGAAGTGGAGGATGCGCTGGTGAAACATCCGGCCGTGAAAGAGTGTGCCGTGGTGGCCAGCCCCGATCCGGACCGGGGATCCATCGTGAAGGCATTCGTCATTCTGAAGGAACACGTCACGCCTTCGGACGATTTGGTCAAAGAACTGCAGAATCACGTGAAAACGGTTACGGCGCCGTACAAATATCCGCGGGAAATCGAGTTCGTCGACGCTCTCCCGAAAACGGCCAGCGGCAAAATCCGGCGGGTGGAACTTCGCGAACTGGAGAAAAAGCGCAAGGCCGGCCGGTGA
- a CDS encoding alpha/beta-type small acid-soluble spore protein: MPQQQQGRSRNRNQLLVQGAAQALNQMKYEIASEFGVQLGPDTTSRANGSVGGEITKRLVALAESQLGGAMIQ, from the coding sequence ATGCCGCAACAACAACAAGGTCGCAGCCGCAACCGGAACCAACTCCTGGTTCAAGGTGCTGCTCAGGCTCTCAACCAAATGAAGTATGAGATCGCCAGCGAATTCGGCGTGCAACTGGGCCCGGACACCACGTCCCGTGCCAACGGTTCCGTCGGAGGTGAAATCACCAAGCGTCTGGTGGCTCTGGCCGAATCCCAACTGGGTGGTGCCATGATCCAGTAA
- a CDS encoding spore coat associated protein CotJA yields MHHHRKPDPFLHQERVWYPYVGLHDPCPPIRAKTYVVPPNQFLGFQPPCLPRFSSREALKHGTLWPILVSPYRKKSETEDVP; encoded by the coding sequence TTGCATCACCATCGGAAGCCTGACCCGTTTTTGCACCAGGAACGGGTGTGGTATCCCTACGTGGGACTGCATGATCCCTGTCCTCCGATCCGGGCCAAGACGTACGTGGTTCCGCCCAACCAGTTTCTCGGGTTCCAGCCCCCGTGCCTGCCGCGGTTCTCCTCGCGCGAAGCCCTGAAGCACGGAACCTTGTGGCCCATTCTGGTCAGTCCCTATCGCAAAAAGTCGGAAACGGAGGATGTCCCGTGA
- a CDS encoding spore coat protein CotJB, which translates to MNEREKARQLKILQRLQEVDFALVELTLYLDTHPHDQEAFDLYKRYAKKSHKIREIYESRYGPLLQYGLGRQGSRYRWHKGPWPWEL; encoded by the coding sequence GTGAACGAGCGTGAAAAGGCCCGTCAACTCAAGATCCTGCAGCGTTTGCAGGAAGTGGATTTCGCTCTCGTCGAGTTGACCCTGTATCTCGACACACATCCTCACGACCAGGAAGCTTTTGATCTTTACAAACGGTACGCGAAAAAAAGCCACAAGATCCGGGAAATCTACGAGTCCCGCTACGGCCCGCTGTTGCAGTACGGACTGGGCAGACAAGGAAGCCGCTATCGCTGGCATAAAGGCCCCTGGCCGTGGGAACTCTGA
- a CDS encoding manganese catalase family protein yields the protein MWIYEKKLQYPVRVSQCNPRLAKFLIEQYGGADGELAAALRYLNQRYTLPDKVKAILTDIGTEEFAHLEMIATMVYKLTKDATPEQLKEAGLGAHYADHDRALFYNNAAGVPWTAAYIQAKGDPIADLYEDIAAEEKARATYQWLIDMSDDPDLNDALKFLREREVVHAQRFREAVEILKEYQSQKKYF from the coding sequence ATGTGGATCTACGAAAAGAAATTGCAGTATCCCGTTCGCGTCTCCCAGTGCAACCCGAGACTGGCCAAATTCCTCATCGAACAATACGGAGGGGCGGACGGTGAATTGGCCGCCGCGCTGCGCTATCTGAACCAGCGCTACACCTTGCCCGACAAAGTGAAAGCCATTCTCACGGACATCGGGACCGAGGAATTCGCCCACCTGGAAATGATCGCCACGATGGTTTACAAACTGACCAAGGACGCCACGCCCGAACAGCTGAAGGAAGCCGGTCTGGGCGCCCACTACGCGGATCATGACCGCGCCCTCTTTTACAACAACGCCGCCGGCGTCCCCTGGACCGCCGCCTACATCCAAGCCAAAGGCGACCCCATCGCCGACCTGTACGAAGACATCGCGGCGGAGGAAAAAGCCCGGGCCACGTACCAATGGCTGATCGACATGTCGGACGATCCCGACCTCAACGACGCCCTCAAATTCCTTCGGGAACGGGAAGTGGTCCATGCGCAGCGGTTCCGGGAGGCGGTGGAGATTCTGAAGGAGTACCAGAGTCAGAAGAAGTACTTTTAG